In the genome of Tripterygium wilfordii isolate XIE 37 chromosome 19, ASM1340144v1, whole genome shotgun sequence, one region contains:
- the LOC119985228 gene encoding uncharacterized protein LOC119985228, translating to MANLIQKLVKNKSSSLRIIASFKTLQPPKPTSALNNPLQTHLNTAITDQLSLFKSAIKEDPTQSSQVFYPTFPSVHCLNPVLSTGFCQSGDVVTDDARTVWADSVKKKRKKKMNKHKYKKLRKRLRRKSRA from the coding sequence ATGGCTAATCTTATACAAAAACTCGTCAAAAACAAATCTTCTTCTCTAAGAATCATTGCCTCCTTCAAAACCCTACAACCTCCAAAACCCACGTCTGCTCTCAACAATCCTCTCCAAACACACCTCAACACAGCCATAACGGACCAATTGTCTCTCTTTAAGTCTGCTATCAAGGAGGATCCTACTCAGTCCTCGCAAGTCTTCTACCCCACTTTTCCGTCGGTTCATTGCCTGAACCCTGTTTTGTCAACTGGGTTTTGTCAATCTGGCGATGTGGTAACGGATGACGCGAGGACGGTCTGGGCAGATAGCgttaagaagaagaggaagaagaagatgaacaagCACAAGTACAAGAAGCTGAGGAAGCGTCTCCGGCGAAAGTCCAGAGCTTAG